The following DNA comes from Papaver somniferum cultivar HN1 chromosome 4, ASM357369v1, whole genome shotgun sequence.
TTGTTTTCTTCAGTTCAGTCTTCAGATAATCAAGGTTATTTGTTGCAATGGCAAGTTAATCACGTACAACCGCAAAATCACAGAGAAGAATTCCAACCAAATCAGATGACATCCGAACAAGTCTATTGTCTTCATGATCGCATGCATACTAACAAGTTATTATGAGAGGATTCTCATGAAACTCAATAACATCTTTAATTTcatcttcctttttgcatccattcATAGTACTGTCCATGAGATCACAAGAGGATTTCCTGAGGTTTCAGAACATGCATATACATAAGAGATTGGTAAAtcaatcttatatatatatatgtatttcgagaaatatataaacgagataaactcggctcgaaatttcaaatatgtatagtgtaaaagtctatatagctatacaacttagtctctttagaagataaaatagaatagacttctgagtgatagataagttttagtctccacatagcttttgttgatgaagttcctccaagctcttcagtagatcttcttcttcaattggtgaccGTCGTgatgtctaaagctcaactacacatttttatcctaatccgagatatatctataagtagactagaaatcaagtatacagTTTtgctcaactaaacttgacaaacaagcttgagatatcaacgcttgcgagtttgaccgagcactgctctaacactATGCATTGCTTTAACtatcatgcaatatgtctaggagcgtttattcgagaatcgaggtatgagatggtagagacatcgtactcgttctgaatatgaattatgtagtcagggaatattgatacatcctgaagacgttaccgCTCTATACTAGTATGCAACATGTgtaggagccatccaatcattATCGATTCCTATACAGAAgtattgatgaaatatgcgaagtgttgaaagctcagttgagaggctTTAAGGATCACATATTTATGCATGCTTTGAGAGGGTGTTCGCTTAGTCAGAGATTGTGAAATGAGATTTCACGAATCccaaaatatgagtttcacatacgtgtctgaagccgtgtcataaatatgcaagatcatgtatttacgattttagcctttgttaaaaatccaccatcaacacaaccataggttataatgtgaccaatcatgtctatatagtgattttagagatttattcaaatgtcaattatctcacaaaaataatttttgtgcatctgaaaatattcgacagggcaagtgcgtgtactctaccttgttcgtggctatttttttcatggtacatgtaccgggtatgtgtacccttaagacaaaaataagTTACGAAACTCACATAACTTTTCCGTTTTGGATACTTGGTATgagtacccttaagacaaaactcAGAGAACTTTtctgattctcaactacacacttctacctaatccgagacttaattaattgtagaatggaaatcaagatatagttttgatcaacaagATTGAtatatcaacacttgtgagttcgaccgagcaatgctctaacaccatttATCATAGATCGTTAAGAAGGGTAATGATATACACATCCTGGTTCTAATGAATTTATTTGTCATGGAAGACACCAAAgaacaaaaattcaaattttcatgGATGAACTTTATAGTCATTGATAGTTAATTACGATTTTGAAGATTAATGAAGTAAGATAGTGTATGATTTTCAAGACCGAGTGTAATTGTTGCTGATAATGATTATGAGAGCAAAGGATATGAGACGATTGGGATGTCTTACgcaattttttttggattttcgaCATTGAGGAGTTTTCAAATGGAAACGATGTAGTCTTGGTTGGCTAATCAAgatgatattgttcttgttgcaaCAAGCGCCGATATGTGCTTTGTCTACATACCAGTGGACATTCTAATGCTTTCGTTGTAAGTATGTCATTTACTGAATATAAGTATAAACACTTAAACAGACATATATTTTGTGATATGTAAGGAAATCATCATGCTTCAGGCATTGTTGCTAAGAATAGTTGTTGTTATAATAATATCACCTTGATAAGTTTGATAAGAGATACATGATCTTTCCTTGCAGCCGAACAACAAAAAGGAATAAGGACATACTTAAATACTTGGAAAAATAATTATATGgaatattcagaaaaatatggaAGGTTTAGTTTAAATTCGATTTATGCTAATTGTGGTTAAGTTTACAGTTTGGCGACATCATACCTTTCTAATCTAACAGTGATGAAACTGCTCGTTCAAATTTTGACTACAGCTACACTAGTAAAAAGTTTTCCGTTCTCATTTTTAAGATACACTCGAGTAATAGGTATGATAAATATTTTAACTCCCCctccttctagcgccaaactgtaaCTACAAAAAAATTATTAGATACCTCTAAACTAATCCAATGGTTACTAGTTCAATAATAACGTTGATAAATAACACGAATATAAATAAAGTTCTAAGTAAACAAGCACCTAAATAATTACGTGATTCAATGTTAAAATATATGTTCACAGGGATTGAGGGATGAGTTCATTTTGATTTGATCAAGATTACAAGCATTAGTCGATTTTAGCTCTCATGAGAAAGATGAGTTAGTAAAATTAGACACGAGAATCTCTCAACCTTGTTATTAACAATATTTTAAAACCATTATTGATTACATTCTTATATACACGAGGCTGTACTTTTCCTATTTTGATGTCTTTATAGATATTACCACTTGTTGTACAAAGATTGGCTCCTGGTCAGAGTGATTGTTTCATTTCTCAATGATCTTGGTATATTTTTGGTGTGAGATCTAATGTCTTCCTGAAAAGTTGCGTGGTCATAAGGCTCTTCTAGAGATATGAGTGTTATTAATGACCATTCAATGTTTTGTCTGCTTTTCAAATCAGTCGATAACGATGTTTCTCCTTCTATGTGACGCTGTCTTTTACATGTGGGTAGTTGTTTTGGGAAAAACGACAAATTAAGGGTTTGATTTCATGCTTAACAGGCCCCTCGTGCCAGCAATATTGGTCCTTCTGATGCCTCTACGAGGACAACATTTATTTTACTTTCGGAACCTGAACTATTTCTAATACTACAAACAAAAACAATTATATGTTTTAAATAAAATGGATAACGAAAATTATTACTCGGTATCACAAATAAGTATAATTTCCTTAGTCCGATTTGCTTATGCTAAAAAACATTTCTCCTCTTCTAGCCCCTCTCAAACAGTAGAAGAAACCAAAATCTAACCGTTCGAGCTTTTTTGCTCAAAGTTGCTCATTTTAGGAGCAGATCTGAGCAGACCAGATCATCAACAACCTctcctcttttttctcttttagttAATCGATCTAGGTTTATGTAGttcaagttttttcttttttgtttggtttttcagtacttgtttaagttttttttgttttggatcTTTAACTTTCGATGTGGTTTCGATACTTGCAAGTGACGTTTCCAGCTTTGGGTTGGGTATTTATTCATGATGTTGTTCAACTTCTTGCTGATTTTCTCATTATATAAAAACGGGTTTCTACTCATCGATAGAAATGACACCAACAACAGTATCAAATACTCCCTCAATGGCCTCATCAACAGAAATAACGGAACACCTTGAGTCTCCGGTTCCGATTCAGACTCCATCATAAACAAGATCCATTAAGACACAAACACCAACAACTATTATGACTCAAAGAAACCAACATCAACAAGTTCCAGAAGACTGATTTTATGATTTCTTAGACCGATCCAGACCGATTCCACCTTAGCATAACCAATTCATGTTATTCCTTTTACCTTTATTTCTACTACTTTGAGAAAATAATAGTCAAATGGTTGGATTGTTGGATCCTTTTGTGTATATGTCTTATGTTTTACTATAATTTTCAAAAAATCCTAGAGAAATGGTTGGATCTTTCTATCCTAACACTTATATCTTCGTAAATTTGTTGTATAGTTTGGATAAGTTACTTTTGATCCAAACTAACAACTTGAATTTTTCATGTTATTTTGGAGTTGGTTTGAAATATTTCGATTTTCTTTCTTCGAATTATGTCTTGTATCTATGATGCTAAGTCGTTTAAATCACGTTGTTGTTTGTTTTAGAATTCTATAACGGTTAAAAATTCTCGAATAAATCTTGTAATTGACCCCAATTTCGAATTAGATAATTACCATTAACATATATTTAAAGCTTgcatcttttttgaaaaaataaaatacaactcTTTGTACTTATTGCGTTGTCTTTCGAAAAAATGCTCTTATTACTCTTTACTTTTTACCTTTCAATATTCTTGCATATTTATTCataatgattttttatttttatttatagactATCCAATTCCTGTCTCATTTAGAAATCTATGGCtaaaaaattaaaacatgaaaaaataatatacgAAAACAGAACTAATAGTAAAACACCTAGGTGACCGAATTTGGAGTACAAAAACTCCGTTCAAATGttaggatccattaaaactccatattaaacaaaattgatacaaaaaccacaaatatttaaaattttatacaaaaaccccaaacaaaattggtttcatcaaattctatgaATTTTTGCCtattttttatcatgaaaccatAAATTTTAATGATGGAACCAGTAAGTTTATgataaaaccaaattttggtggtACTGTTTCTGGTTACTTgtggtgttggttggtggtggtgctttTTACAGTGATGGTAGTTATAGTATTTGTTGGTGGATGTGGTGTTGGTTGCTAGTAGTGGTGGTTAGTGGTGGCAAAAAGACCTTtggagtttttgtgttacttttgttatttgaggtttttgtgttacttgtgTTTTGATGGGCTTTTTGTGAATTGATAGTGAGtcagtgacacctttggggttataactcgcggcccGATATAAAAAAGCCCGAAGATGTGAACTGAGAAAGGCCGTGCCCAAGGCGTAATAGTAGGCACCAACAGTTGCTTTTAAATACTGCGTAAATTCTATATACAGTAGAGCTTCGTTAAATTAATCcacgataaattaataacttcgctaaGATAATATTTTTTGCCAGTCCCGACTCAGACCAATGTGTTAAATTAATAACCCcgctaaatttataagataataaaaaatttaagtTTTCAATAGGGTCCACTAATGTATAAATTAATAATCAGTCTGATAACATTATATTATGGTACTTATTAAAATAGGCATCTTCGGTTATTTGTTTTTATTCACATTTATAATAGATTGGACTTCgtctttaattttatttattgcctTGAGAAGTTCCGAAAtgattttattgtgttttctttttcGTATTTTAATTGTAGCATTAAAGTATATACATTCATACACATAGTATGCCATAaaataaattagaaaataatttgaGTTGAAAATAAAATCTCTAGATATTTGATACCACACACTTATTTTAAAAATTTTAAGTTAATTTTGGTATGTTTCGATATaataataacttattaatttatcgatataTTAATACTTCACTAATGATAGATACACAACGTTGTGTATGTACCGTGTAAGGGAAGGGTGGGATCCACTTCTGCCCACTCATATTCCAGTGCAGAGAGGGTGACCTTTCTGCAGTTGGATCCCCTCTCTGTGTACACAACGTTGGGTATGTAGCAAAGTCgttaatttattgaagttttactGTATGTGGGTGTTTGCGTAAATATGTCCATTTACGTGGGCGCTGCGTAACGCCGATAGAAAGCGATAGATGTGGCTGCAACGTCACCTACTGTATTCATTCTCTGTATCACTGTATGTAAATCTTTTCtgttttattctctaaaaatctTTCTCCCATTTTAAATGTTCTCAGTCTCCTTGCGTCTTCGTCCCCAGATTCATCGACTACCCATTAATTTGCCCTCCAAGTCGGGCTTTTTCCTTGTAAATAAACCCTTCTTCTCGATGATGACAACAACAAACCAAAAAATGGAAggaaaaagaggagaagaaaatcattcaaaaaattctacattaTCAAGTTCCAAAGTGGAGAAAATGCAGGGTATCTTAGATGAAGACTCAACAGGTAACAATTGTGCTTGTCAATTGAGAGTTTGGGTTTATATCATTGGGTAAATTCATTTAGTTTTTATGTAAGCTGTTAGGGTTCCATTGTTTATTGTGATCGGTGGTTTTAGTTTTGTAATTTCAGGTGGTTGGGACAAATGCTGGGAGCAAGGATTGACACCATGGGATTTAGATCAGCCAACGCCTGTACTGCTACAACTTCTTGATAAGGAAACCCTTCCCAAAGGCAGAGTTTTAGTCCCTGGATGTGGGGCTGTGAGTTTCTTATTATCACACTTTTCTTTAGAACTTTAGGTTATTTACACCTCACAGTTTAACTTGATTTATTCTGAAATTTTCTTCACACTCAGGGATAATCATAATGATACTCCAAAATTAAGTTTTGGAAAGTACAGATACATGGTGTATTTACAGTTTTGCAGCTTAAGTTTGCACCTTAcaatatattttctttcccttaTATTTTTCGTGGCTTACAGAATAATCAAACTGGCAGGGACACGACGTGATTGCAATTGCAAACCCTGAACGCTATGTTGTAGGCCTGGAATTATCCGAAAATGCCATTAAGAGAGCAATAGAGGTAAAGTTTGCAATTTGCATACGGGACAATTAGATATATATGCATGATTTACTGTTTATACATTTACTCTAATCTATTGTTCTTTAGGTTTGAATAAAGAATGTAAATAATTCTTCGGGGGAAGGAGAGGTGTGGAAGATAATGTTACTTTCTATTGGTACCGATATGTTACAAGCTTGGACAATTGTGACTTAGTAGATGAACTTGTCACCCTGCCTATCTAATTTCACACTGAGAGTCAGAGTTCATGTATCTCGCCCAGGAATTAATATGTGTTCAGAATGTGGGGTAGGACTAGAAAACATGAAATCCAATTCAGATTAGTGGCCCTGTTTTTTCCTTACCTGATGAGCTCCTTCATTCTACTGATTCTAGTCCCGCTAAGCACCCTACTTTTGTTAGATATCAAGTCCTTCTTTTGTATGAATGAAATATCACCTACCTAACCTTCTGCGTAATTTGTCACCCAGGTATCTTCGTCATCACCAAATGCAAAATATTTTGAGTTTATAGAGACGGACTTCTTCACTTGGCGTCCAACTGAGTTATTTGATCTCATATTTGATTATACGTGAGTTGATAATTTATCGAAATTTATTGACTTCTTTCATTCAGTGGGATTTATCCGTGTTACTAACATTAATATGGAGCATTGCAGGTTTTTCTGTGCAATTGAACCTCGCATGAGAGCATCTTGGGGAAAACGAATACATGAGCTGTTGAAACCAGATGGGGAGCTCATAACTCTAATGTTTCCTGTACGCGCAAGGACCCATTTATTGCTCATATATATATGTTTGACTTAGAGTTTTCTCAAATGACAAATTATAGTTAATGAAAATTAGAAACTAAATGC
Coding sequences within:
- the LOC113362752 gene encoding thiocyanate methyltransferase 1-like isoform X2 translates to MFSVSLRLRPQIHRLPINLPSKSGFFLVNKPFFSMMTTTNQKMEGKRGEENHSKNSTLSSSKVEKMQGILDEDSTGGWDKCWEQGLTPWDLDQPTPVLLQLLDKETLPKGRVLVPGCGAGHDVIAIANPERYVVGLELSENAIKRAIEVSSSSPNAKYFEFIETDFFTWRPTELFDLIFDYTFFCAIEPRMRASWGKRIHELLKPDGELITLMFPTDDRDGGPPYKVSVAEYFYIRSFSSVMKRFCIPGDSRRLL
- the LOC113362752 gene encoding probable thiol methyltransferase 2 isoform X1 — its product is MFSVSLRLRPQIHRLPINLPSKSGFFLVNKPFFSMMTTTNQKMEGKRGEENHSKNSTLSSSKVEKMQGILDEDSTGGWDKCWEQGLTPWDLDQPTPVLLQLLDKETLPKGRVLVPGCGAGHDVIAIANPERYVVGLELSENAIKRAIEVSSSSPNAKYFEFIETDFFTWRPTELFDLIFDYTFFCAIEPRMRASWGKRIHELLKPDGELITLMFPTDDRDGGPPYKVSVADYEEVLHPWGFKATSITDNELAVGRRRGCEKLGRWKRFINHSQL